In one Cyprinus carpio isolate SPL01 chromosome B2, ASM1834038v1, whole genome shotgun sequence genomic region, the following are encoded:
- the LOC109056420 gene encoding LOW QUALITY PROTEIN: T cell receptor alpha chain MC.7.G5-like (The sequence of the model RefSeq protein was modified relative to this genomic sequence to represent the inferred CDS: substituted 1 base at 1 genomic stop codon): MDRHLVLILIMISGVMAADQIWPNKGANVISKEGESVTLSCTYDTSSRYVRLYWYRQYRDGEPQYLMWKGGSGMEXHGTPAEPRFQSTTSETSTELIITGVTLSDSALYYCALRSVVEKTVLISQINTSLNLKEDQSAMFRWALISLCFIVLYDVSSGQDKVEQSSEEMTASEGAQVIVGCVSFGDEIMPDSTEEFAAVVRKEGFISEGILLNLTETVS; this comes from the exons ATGGACAGACACTTGGTACTGATATTAATCATGATTTCAG GTGTGATGGCTGCAGACCAGATTTGGCCAAACAAGGGTGCAAATGTCATCAGTAAAGAAGGAGAGTCTGTGACACTGAGCTGCACATATGATACAAGCAGCAGATATGTTAGActttactggtacagacagtatcGTGATGGAGAACCTCAGTATTTAATGTGGAAAGGAGGCTCGGGAATGGAGTAGCACGGGACCCCAGCTGAACCTCGCTTTCAGTCGACTACATCAGAAACATCCACTGAACTCATTATTACTGGTGtaactctgtcagattcagctctctattattgtgctctaAGA agTGTTGTGGAGAAGACTGTGTTGATCAGCCAGATCAACACATCACTGAATTTGAAGGAAGATCA ATCAGCTATGTTTAGATGGGCTTTGATTTCTCTGTGTTTCATAGTACTTTATGATG TGTCTTCAGGACAGGACAAGGTTGAACAGTCTTCAGAAGAAATGACTGCGAGTGAAGGAGCTCAAGTTATTGTAGGGT GCGTGAGTTTTGGAGATGAAATCATGCCAGACAGCACTGAGGAATTTGCTGCA GTGGTGAGGAAAGAGGGGTTTATATCTGAGGGTATTTTGCTGAACCTGACAGAGACTGTGTCTTAA